One window of the Ureibacillus sp. FSL W7-1570 genome contains the following:
- a CDS encoding TlpA disulfide reductase family protein, producing MGKRNVSIFFLLLIVITMVWTIYSSFFKERTSEGEMFTEDEFIDFLYQNLGMEEPHDIVPLDATDGHSHDEELETSYQPMNVEALDFQLKTIHNETIRLSELKGKKILLNFWTSWCPPCKEEMQELNEFYDQYAIRNDIEILAINVTDQEFSIDDVRDFSAQYQLQFPVLLDERGEVSKKYQIMTIPTSFIIHEDGTVIEKIVGPVTKDVLLEKFQ from the coding sequence ATGGGAAAAAGAAATGTATCCATTTTTTTCTTATTGCTGATTGTCATTACGATGGTTTGGACAATCTATTCGAGCTTTTTCAAAGAACGGACAAGTGAGGGGGAGATGTTTACAGAAGACGAGTTTATTGATTTTCTATATCAAAATTTAGGGATGGAGGAACCGCACGATATTGTACCGTTGGATGCAACGGATGGACATTCTCATGATGAGGAGTTGGAAACTTCCTATCAGCCGATGAATGTTGAAGCACTGGATTTTCAGTTAAAAACGATTCATAATGAAACTATCCGATTGTCAGAATTAAAAGGAAAGAAAATTCTGCTCAATTTTTGGACAAGTTGGTGCCCACCTTGCAAGGAGGAAATGCAAGAGCTGAATGAATTCTATGATCAATATGCCATAAGGAACGATATCGAGATATTGGCCATTAATGTGACGGATCAAGAGTTTTCAATCGATGATGTGAGAGATTTTTCGGCCCAGTACCAATTGCAGTTTCCTGTTTTGCTTGATGAGCGTGGGGAAGTTTCAAAGAAATATCAAATCATGACGATTCCAACAAGTTTTATTATTCATGAAGACGGTACGGTGATTGAAAAAATTGTTGGCCCTGTCACAAAAGATGTCTTATTGGAGAAGTTTCAATAA